A segment of the bacterium genome:
ACGCCATCGTGACCGCGGCGTGGGCGCCCTCGCATCGCCGGCAGGCCGGCGTGGGCGCCCTGCTGCGGATCAGCGGGTGGCCCAGCCGCAGCGGCGGCGGTTGGTCGGCGCCGGGAGTGCTGCTGGCGGTGGGCGATTCCCTGCGGGGCGAGGCCGCGGCGCGGCCCCGGCCGGGCGAGGGCGTGCTGCTGAAGGGGCGGGGAGCGCCGCCCCGGCTGTGGCAGGTCGTCGGCGGGCATCTCGTCGCGACGGTGCCGCCGGGGGCGTCGCTGACGGGCGGCTTCTCCCCGTCGGCCTATGCGCGGGCAAGGGGGCTCGTCTGGCACGGGCGCCTGGATTCGACGACGGTGGAAGGCGTCGGCGGCGGCGTCCTGGACGCCGTCTCATCGGGAGCGCTGTCGCCGATGCGAGCGGCGATCCTGGACCGGTTGGCCGTCCTGATGCCTCCGCGCGAGGCCGTGCTGCTCGGGTCGATCCTGCTGGGGGAAAAGGATCCCAGCGGGCGCGACCTGCGGGACCCGTTCGCGCGACTGGGGCTCTCGCACCTGTTCGCCGTGTCCGGGCTCCATGTCGGGCTCGTGGCGGCGCTCGCGCTGATGCTGCTGCGTCCGTTCGCCGTCGGGCCCTGGGTCCGCAGCCTCTGGTTGGGCGTGCTGCTGCCGGTGTACGCCGTGTTGACCGGTCTGGCGGGCTCCGCGCTGCGCGCCACGGGGCTGGGGTTGCTGGCCGTCGCCGGGGTCGCCTTCGGGCGCGCCCATGACGCGCTGCGCTCCCTGGGGCTGCTGATCTGGCTGGCCGTGCTCTGGCAACCCGATTGCCTGGGCGATCCCGGCGTGCGCCTCAGCTACCTGGCCGCGGGCGGGATCATCGGCGCGCTGCGGTTGGCCGACGGGTTGTCGGGTTCGCCCCGCGCCGTGCGGTTCGTGGCGGCGCCCCTGCTGGTCAGCGTCGGCGCGACCTGGGCCACGCTGCCGGAAACCGCCGCCGCCTTCGGCTGGATCCATCCCCTGGCGCCGCTGGTGAACCTCGTCGCGGTGCCGACGTTCGCCGGCGCGGTGTGGGCCGTTTCCGCCGCCCTGCTGGCCGTGCCCCTGCCGTGGCTGGCGCAGGCGGCGGCGGCGTTGGGGTGGCTGCTCATCCGGCTGCTGGCCGCCGGATCGTCCGCCCTGGGATCCCTCGGGGACGGTCGGGTCGGGCTGCCGGGATGGACGCCCGCCTCGATGCTGCTGTTCGCGGCCGGCACCCTCCTGCTGGCCGCGGCCCTGCGCTCGCGCCCACCGCCATGGCTGCGCGTCGCGGCGGGCGCGGCCGCCCTGTCGTGCGCCGCGGGGATGACCCTGACCGGCCGGACCGCGCCGGGCGGCGACATGACGGTCCTGCAGGCCGACATCGGGCAGGGGGACGCCGCGGTCTTCGTGTTCCCCGACCGCACCGCCGTGCTCGTGGACACCGGGCCGTCGTGGCCGGGAGGATCGCAGTTCGAGCGCGTGCTGGACCCCTGGCTGCGGCGCGAAGGCGTGCGCGAACTGTCGGCGGTGGTGCTGACCCACGGGCACGACGACCACGACGGCGGCGCGACGGAGGTGGCCGCCGGACGGGAAATCGAGGCCTGGGTCGTGGGAGGGGAGGCCGCTCCCCCTGAGAGCAGGGCCGCTGCCGCCTGCCCGTCGCCGGGCACGGTCGTCCATGCCGGCGGCGGCTGGGACCTGCTCTGCCTCGCCGCCTTGCCGGCCGAGGCGACGACCGCCGACGAGAACGACCGTTCCGTCGTGCTCGCCCTGCGCCGCGCGGGTCGGACCGTGGGGCTGTGGATGGGCGACCTGGAGGTGGCGGGCGAAGCCGGGTTGCTCGCGAGCGGCTGGCCGGCGCCGGAGGGGGGGATCGAGGTGCTCAAGGCCGGCCACCACGGCAGCCGCACCTCCAGCGGCGCGGCCCTGCTGGACGCCGTGTCGCCGCGCCTGGTCCTGATCAGTTGCGGGGTCGAGAATTCGCACGGCCATCCCAGTCACGGCCCCTTCCTGTCCCGCGGCGACACGTTGCCGATCCTGCGCACCGATCTGGTGGGTTCCGTGCGGTTGCGATGGCGGGGATCGGCCTCGGTGCAGATCGAAACCTCGCGCGTGACGCCGTCGGCGGCGTCGCTTGACACCGGCAGGGGGCCTGCGTACCATGCGCGCGTCGCGCCGACGGCGCGATCGGAACCCCTGCCCGACACCGTCCAACCGAACCGGGAGCCCCATGTCCAGCCTCCGCAGCACGGTCGATCTCGGCCTGATGCCTGATCGTCGGGGGAAGGTGCGCGAGATCTTCGATCTCGGCCGGGAACTGTTCATCGTCGCGACCGACCGCATCTCCGCCTACGATGTGGTGATGGACCAGATCGTGCCTGGGCGCGGCGTGGTATTGTCCGTGATGACAATGGCATGGATGGATTTCTTCAAGGAAATCCCCAACCATTTGGTGACGGCCGAACCCGACTTGTTCCCGGCGCCGTTCCGGGCGCATCGCGACGTGCTGGCCGGCCGCTCCATGCTGGTGCGCAAGGCCGCCCCCTTCCCGGTGGAATGCATCGCGCGGGGGTACCTCTCGGGGTCCGGCTGGCGCTCCTACCAGCGGGACGGCACGATCTGCGGGCACGCGTTGCCGTCCGGACTGCAGAAGTCGTCGCCCCTGCCGGCGCCGATCTTCACCCCCTCGACCAAGGCCGAGCAGGGCCACGACGAGAACATCGACTTTGCGGGCGCCTGCGCCCTGGTCGGCGAGGCGGACGCGACCCGCCTGCGCGACGTCACGCTCGACCTCTACCGCCGCGCCGCCGCCTACGCGAGCGCCGGCGGCGTGCTGATCGCCGACACGAAGTTCGAGTTCGGCCTGGTCGACGGCGAGCTGACCCTCATCGACGAGGTGCTCACGCCCGACTCCAGCCGTTTCTGGCCCGCGGCCGAGCACCGCCCGGGCGAGGAGCCGCCGAGCTGGGACAAGCAGATCCTGCGCAACCACCTGGACACCCTGGACTGGAACCACGAGCCGCCGCCGCCCCGCCTGCCGGCGGAGATCCTCGAGCGGACGGCCCGTCGCTACCAGGACGTCCTGAACCTGCTGTTCGCCGAGGAGGCCCGCAGATGGCACCAGGCCCTGATCTGAACCGCCGCCGCCGCGCCCTGTTGAGCGTGACCGACAAGTCCCGCCTCGGCGAATTGGCCCGCGCCCTGGACGGCCGCGGCTACGAGCTGGTCGCGAGCGGGGGCACCGCGGCCTCGCTACGCGACGAGGGGCTCGCCGTGCGCGACGTGAGCGAGGTGACGGGCTTCCCGGAGATCTTCGGGGGGCGGATCAAGACCCTGCACCCGCTGGTCTTCGGCGGCATCCTCGGGCCGGACGAGG
Coding sequences within it:
- a CDS encoding ComEC/Rec2 family competence protein — encoded protein: MTGYDLGRRSSAPFADWREAGAAAAAWQRAGAASPLLVGLWSGPAAVPVVAVVTLGASLQAGRATAAALHRPDAIVTAAWAPSHRRQAGVGALLRISGWPSRSGGGWSAPGVLLAVGDSLRGEAAARPRPGEGVLLKGRGAPPRLWQVVGGHLVATVPPGASLTGGFSPSAYARARGLVWHGRLDSTTVEGVGGGVLDAVSSGALSPMRAAILDRLAVLMPPREAVLLGSILLGEKDPSGRDLRDPFARLGLSHLFAVSGLHVGLVAALALMLLRPFAVGPWVRSLWLGVLLPVYAVLTGLAGSALRATGLGLLAVAGVAFGRAHDALRSLGLLIWLAVLWQPDCLGDPGVRLSYLAAGGIIGALRLADGLSGSPRAVRFVAAPLLVSVGATWATLPETAAAFGWIHPLAPLVNLVAVPTFAGAVWAVSAALLAVPLPWLAQAAAALGWLLIRLLAAGSSALGSLGDGRVGLPGWTPASMLLFAAGTLLLAAALRSRPPPWLRVAAGAAALSCAAGMTLTGRTAPGGDMTVLQADIGQGDAAVFVFPDRTAVLVDTGPSWPGGSQFERVLDPWLRREGVRELSAVVLTHGHDDHDGGATEVAAGREIEAWVVGGEAAPPESRAAAACPSPGTVVHAGGGWDLLCLAALPAEATTADENDRSVVLALRRAGRTVGLWMGDLEVAGEAGLLASGWPAPEGGIEVLKAGHHGSRTSSGAALLDAVSPRLVLISCGVENSHGHPSHGPFLSRGDTLPILRTDLVGSVRLRWRGSASVQIETSRVTPSAASLDTGRGPAYHARVAPTARSEPLPDTVQPNREPHVQPPQHGRSRPDA
- a CDS encoding phosphoribosylaminoimidazolesuccinocarboxamide synthase, encoding MSSLRSTVDLGLMPDRRGKVREIFDLGRELFIVATDRISAYDVVMDQIVPGRGVVLSVMTMAWMDFFKEIPNHLVTAEPDLFPAPFRAHRDVLAGRSMLVRKAAPFPVECIARGYLSGSGWRSYQRDGTICGHALPSGLQKSSPLPAPIFTPSTKAEQGHDENIDFAGACALVGEADATRLRDVTLDLYRRAAAYASAGGVLIADTKFEFGLVDGELTLIDEVLTPDSSRFWPAAEHRPGEEPPSWDKQILRNHLDTLDWNHEPPPPRLPAEILERTARRYQDVLNLLFAEEARRWHQALI